ATTACACACGAAAGAACAGAATGGGATTTCGATCCAGAAATAAGCAAAGCTCGTCGGGGACTATTTTATgaggtacattttaattttgaaaagcgaattgtgttttttattaaaaacatttcccattttacagaaaaatggttttcgagCATCGAAATTGATCGAAAGCCTTGGAGTTGGAATCGATGGTAAAGAACAACAACGCAGACAAGAACAACGATACCGTGATGTTGGAAAACTT
This window of the Eupeodes corollae chromosome 3, idEupCoro1.1, whole genome shotgun sequence genome carries:
- the LOC129952222 gene encoding uncharacterized protein LOC129952222, giving the protein MVANKFVSIVIVLCCLLNTIHKSEQVVYRLITETLQNNVAGEPITHERTEWDFDPEISKARRGLFYEKNGFRASKLIESLGVGIDGKEQQRRQEQRYRDVGKLNGEHYRNFS